TAGAACTAAATATTCCatacaaattgaacaaaatgaTGATACTAGTTCTTTCAATTGTCTATAATGAAAGAGTTGTCGGCTGGTCATGTTGTGGTTGTTTGTTATACATTAGTAGTGATGATAGAACTTATTTATGTTATGTTCAATTTTGAACGGAATTATGTTTTGATCAACTTATACGTAATACTTAGTTCTCTTATGTTCAATACGTACGAAatggttaattatattttgttcaatttgtacgAAATGGTTAACTACATTTAGTTCAATCTGTACAAAATAGAAATGTTAATTTCATACAAGTTGTATGAAAATACTCGaaaaaacaggaaaaaaaaacaaaaatcaccTCAATTCCAAGTCAAAAATATAGTCCATTGCAATCTAAACATTTATTCTAATTTGATGACAcattaaactaaataaaaaaaatcaaatatatttgaaccaaaataatatcaaaaaaggttgagagaaaataataaaagtgaGGGTAGAGTTTTTTTTAGAATGAAAAAAATGCAAGTAAAAAGGGTTGCGCCAAGTAAAATCAGGCTTCGTATAGTACTCCCATATTTAATTGCTTGCAATTGCGGAAAATAACATCAACACTATAACATGATATTACCATGAATATATGGATCAAATTGAAGCAAACAATTATGGTAAAACTTACAATAGTGGTGATGtaatttcctttgatttctctCGTACATTAGCaatggtgctgataacgtgttatGAAATTAGTGAGGAAGGGGGAGAGAGGGGAAGAGAGAAAACTGCTGAGAATAAACAAGCGGTTATAATCTTATTCCAATTGACACAATATGTATACATACATATATTATATAGGATAAGGATGtcggggtataatgggcatccacaatacaatatatttataacatattattattattattattattattattattattattattattattattattattattattattattattattattattattattattattattattattattattgctataataataataataattatatttcattcgttccgaaaatatcgcaccatttgcttTTTACATTATTCACCCTACGATTTGgtaattttttgtgattcgtatgTAAGGAAATTTTAATCATatggggtcatgttagattcgtatagacatatattttctaaatattaattttctataatttttacttgcacacgatttgagatattaagagtcaaagtaatggttagaggagtaaaagtcaaccatggtgcgataatTCCGGAACGGATGAGGtacgtattattattattattattattattattattattattattattatttattttttattttattattattattattattgttgttgttgttgttgttaatcttcataagaataaggtgaacagaacatatCTTAAgtgctatatatatataataaccTAAAAGTGAAAGTATTACATTATACTCCGTAAATTACAACGATTGAAACGTAGTTTTGGcatacattcaaattaatgtcaatttaggaaattaattaaatgCTTATTTAAAACCCTAAGCGCCACATATATTATTAATACGAATTAGGTGAtagttatactccctccgtcccttaatactcgcgcCGTTTTGATcagtgcggagtttaagacacttgaattgaattatttatttaatgggtgttagttgatagtggggtatttttttaatatagttagtggaaaatgtgtaaggggtggagagtggtgagtgggggatgtgaatttttaaataattttttgtagggagtaggggtgtaggtgggttagtaggtaagtgtgagaaataatataatattggtaaaaatttccatttatagaagcggtgcaagtaatAAGGGACAGTCCGAAAAGGAAAGtcatgcgagtattaagggacggagggagtactttataaaaaaaataaaaattagtacAAAATTAGGGGTGCAAATGAGATGAGACTCTCAATAAACTATTCGGGTTCGGTTAAAAAGTTAATTCATGTTCGTTTATGTAATAAAGGAGTcgagcttgaacaacttttgaaACTTCTTTAATAAACGAACTTGAACATGAACTTATGTATTCTCATTCATTTATGTTCACGAACAACTCATTTATTTATATTCATTAACAAACTCGTCTATTTTTATGTTCATAATCAAATTTGACATACATAATTGTTTTATTATAGATAAAAATCATATTTTACTTTTAACACTAAAAAAATGTAtcatataataaaaatattctaaaaattgaatttaaattgCTAAATTAGTGCATATtccaaattatgttttcaaattgTTAAAATCTAAAGCGCAAATCTCGTTTATAAATTGCTCGTTAACAAACCGTTTACGAACACAAAATCTCTTAAACGAACCAAGGTTGAACAACTCGATTTAAAGCCTGGGCATGGGATCGAATTAGTCTAAATTAAATGAGCATGAATATAAACCGGGTATTATCAACGCGGCGTAGTAACATAACTAATAGCCGACTAATCGAAAAgtcaaattgaaaatttgaaattggTGGAATATTATTTGACAATTCATAGTGCAAACAAAAATTCTTGCAAGGAGTTAATGAGGTTTGACATTTAGTATTTGTTGTGCGTGTTCGTACAAGAACCAATCCAACATTTTCATGCGTTTGAGCAACTCCATGTGCTTTATGTTGATCTCTGGTCTCTTGATTATACAACCACTTCAATTTCTAAATTTGATTCAGCTGACCACTTAAAAATGTTAGAACTTAGAAGTCAGCCAACTGAATTATGCAGGTCAACACTTGAGAGCATGAGGGTGATGAAAATTTTCACTATTACCCGAAATACAATGGACAGTGAGATTCAATGTGACATATTGCATACACGAAGTAGTATTACAAGGTAAATTCTCTACCAATTTCGTACTATATACTTCCTTTGTTCTTTtctaaatgacacaattatttaggcacgtttatcaatgcacgatttcaaacattaatatctttaattatggataagaaattttttataaaaagttgatatttaaaaaatatttattgagacgactATAATAAgacccacatgactatgttttttttcttaattataAATCACATAATGAAGTCAAAAGAGATTGTGTGTATAGTGTccaaaattcaataaaataagaacggaggaagtatataaaaaataagttaATTCATTAACTCTTCTACCCAACACAATACATATTGTATACAAGAATAACATTATATAATACTAGTTTTATATGCATGCaatgcgtgcgagattatacGCAActaaaattgtaaaaggaaaTATTAAAAAGGCATATCTTATGATCCAGTTTGTTGAGCATGTCCTTCTGTTTCCTTGTTGAATAACTTGTTGAACGGCCGAAGAGTTTTCGCTGTGTGGATGAAGTTCCGAAAGGCTTTGTTTAAGGAGTTAGTTCTCATTTTCTCCGACCACTATTTTGGTCAAGGTGGAGGCCTGTGAGAGTATAAATTTGATGCATCAGGATGACCTTGGTCTGGATGATTTAAATTCATTTGTTGCACCTCCGCCATATTtatctctctcttcctctcctTTATCTGCATACAACATATCGTTCTTTTCATCAATTCGATCAGCATACTCGAATAATAAGGCTTGATAGAATTTATGATAGAATATATTAGAAAGTCAATATCTTTAGCATTTATTTTGTAATTAAATGTAATAATTCGGTTACTGTAATTAAATGTAATAATATCCGGTTACTgtaataattatatatttagcTACTTCTATGTACTAGCTACATAAAGTCTTGTAATTCTATTAATTGAATACAACATTAACCATTGATACCATGAAAGAAATTATTTTCCCTTTCTATTCTCATTGCTGAAAGCATaatatttacaaaataaaatgaatatatTCCAGCGTTTATTTTGCTAATCAAATCGTCAATCATGCTACAACTTATGCTACTTTGACTAATTACAATCAATTACAAATCAAAGGGAATATTTACAATTACGGAGAATATATTTCCATATATAACAATTACTTATCTTGTATATTAGTTAAGCTAAATATTACGGAGTAAATTGTGGAGTAGTATTATGTTAATGAATATATTCTGGCGTTTATTTTGCTAATCAAATCGCCAATCATGCTATAACTTAGGCTACTTTGACTATTTACAATCAATTACAAATCAAAGGAAATATTTACAATTAAGGAGaatatatctctattatataagtgaacaGCTGAGGTAGCATTAGAGAAGATAAAACTAATAGCCTTCCATCAATTAAAGTttgaataattaattgacaCCCCAGAATCTTCCAACAACAATTAAAATTATCAGTATGAATAAATCTCTGAATAATAGGATTCACTATTTTTTGAGAAATAATGAAACcaagatttaaaaaaaaaagactaatCATTGACATTGACAAATTGACAATACTATGGATAATTACCATCTAAgagaatttcaataattaaagaGGACAACTGAAACTTACCAACATAAAGGGCAGCATGAGATTTCCTCGGTATGGCAGCTAAGCCAAGATCTCCGATCTTGACTTCCCCTTGGTTTCcattaaggctccgtttggtagggcgtaaaacgttttcatggaaaacgatttttccctttttaaccattttacgttgtttggttgggtaagggatgtaaaacaattttccattactctctcaaagatggaaaacccttttccatttgaaagggagggaaaccacttttccttctttccttcttacctccctctcctttcttcccctcaatcttcaccattttcccccattttcctttaagttacaaaacaaaggaaaactagtttggaattgtgttttcccttgaaaactgttttccatggaaaatcgttttacaatgaaaacgttttacgtcTTAAAATTGTCACATTTGAGATCTCTTTGTATCACTAGAGGGTCATGATTATGAATATAGAATAGCCCTTCTAGGAACTGCCTACACCAATGTTTTACTGTTTTAATGTTAACCTTTTTATGCTTCACCCATACTTATCATCAAACATTCcccaaaaataaaatcaaaatttacCCTATAAGGAATACCACAGAACACAAATGAAGCATAGAAGTTGACATTTATACTCCCTCACTAGGTAAATAGAAGCTGTAAAAGTGTGAAACTTACTGTGTGAGAGTACCATAGGTGAACATTGCAGTGACAAAATTGATGTTCTTGTAGATAATGTCAACCCAAGAAGTGCAAAACTTCAtaatattcttttgttttaagGTTTTCAGCGGATGAATTTCACCGTAAAGCCTTTCAAGATCTTCAGCTCTTTGCAAAAAATCTGTAAGCTTAACTTGATTCCAAGCCactttatttccttcatattcaTCATATCCTCTATAATCCGGTCAAAAAAAACATTCTAACTAGAAAactactttataaaaattaagcTGAAATCAAAATATGCAAATTAAGCTAAAGTCCTTGGCAACAAACAAATACTCCCAAAAATtaagaatgttttttttttgctcaaattcttgaCAAATGAGAATTTTGAGAAATAACCAATTAAAAATATATGCAATTATATTTAAGCTCAATTTATTaacaaattaatgaaaaaaagACCCGGTTTCCATAATTGATTTTAGTGCAAAGATCAAATTCTTGACTAATAAAAAATACCCAGTTTCTAGAATTGGTTATTATGCATATTCAGCtgtgttcaaataaaaaaaacatcctTTAATTTTTCTTGCAGACTAAGCTACCAATAAAAATACTAAATATCAAAATCGATTTATGTGTCCAAATTAAGCTGACCCTTTGCCTATAATTTTATTCtactgcaaaaaaaaaacaaaaaaaccagagaagattaattaatgaaaaaatgcatgaattataaaaatacgattaAAAAAATGAGACATTCTCTTCCATATCTTCGAGTGGGATCTGTCTCAACATAATTTGAacaatcatcaaaatcatcatgATTATAAAATACACCATTCATTCCCTTATAGTAATTTTCAacgatttaaaaaaatatttaattattaacagAGAATTTTCGAAGGAACACATAATTCAGAAACAACAAAACCTTAAATTTGAAAGAAATTCAAATCACTAAATCtgcgaaataaaaaaaaataaaaaaatcgaaTTGACAATCACTCACCTCACCTTTCTCGCGCAGCAGTAGCTTCCTCCCATTCATTAGGAGAAAGAAAATCAAATTCTCAAAGAGTTTCGAATTCAAATTTGGGGAAAATAAATCACGTGATTTTGGAGAGAGAgattttaatgttttttatatatttttctctCTTTGTGATTGTCTTTTCTGAGTGTGTTTTGACTTGTGGATATTCAAAGGTTTTTGGGTTAGATTTGTGGAGGTTCAGCCGTTTTGTTATATATTTTAgtttattaatttgtttttcaattaccAAGGATATAATGGACTATTCgaagggggacaccaaaagtggttTTACGAAAATAACCTTagctcttcacttatataatagagattcgtGATCCCTAATTGAAGAATACATATATCTCCATTGATATTTGAGCTCCCTAGCAGAAGAATACATACCTAGTTATTGTGGTTGTGTGGGTTCTATTCACTTGATATTTTATTTGTATGTACTTGTGAAAACCTACCTATACATAGTCTATAAGCCAATAAGAGACACATGTCTTAGCTGTTACTCCTCTCCTCCCCcttttttctcaaaaaaaaaagtaaatatatCATAAAATCAAGGGAAGAATGTCCATCACTACATTTGAATACCTTCCACCTTCGTATTCTCCATTTATCTTTTAATGAAATCCATCACTTTTTCTCCCATTAATCTTTAAACTTTAATGATCATGAAATAATAAATCCCCCAATGCTTTAATATTATTAAAGCAATCGGTTTTAGATATCAAGTACCTAATTACActtctaaaattaaaaataaatttcttcAACCTATAATTAACATTAACCGTCGTTTTTACCTTCAATTCAATCATGTTCTCTGCAGCTCCTTTTTGCAGTATAAGTACAAGGATCAGAAGCATTTTACCCTTGGGGGAGCTGAATTCTCAGAGTTCTTTGTCATAGGAACTGAATCACCTTTTTTATCAGCAACGTTCCAGAGGTTTCATTTTTCCCATCAGGATTCATAGCAGCAGAATCATCCATTTCCTTTCTAGTTTCACCATTTGTTTTCATCTTTCTACCCATTCTTTTGCGTTCTTGGAATAAACTCATTCCATCACAATCTCTGACTGTTTCTGACATATCCTTTGTTATTTAGTAGCTTCGGACCACGATAAGACAAGCAAAATTGTGTCCATGCATGTCTCCTATCAATAGGAAAAGATAAAACAAAATCTATTAATTAGAGaaagttgaaaagaaaaaaacaaaaccaaaatcAAAACCTGAGTATTAGACTGTCTGATACTCTCAAGCCGCCTACGTAATAAAGATATCTTAATCAGAGTAAGAGAGTGAATTAAATTCTCTTTCTCTATGGAAGAGACTATGTTGCTTACTGGTATACTTTGACCTTTTTTCCAACGTAAACCACTTGAAGTTGTGCAACACTAAGCTTTGAGTGTTTTTAATTTCAACGTTGAACTCTCTTACCCACTCAAGTTTACTACTTTCGTAAATGCAAAGTGTTCTTCCCTTCTCTACCTAACATTATTGTGAGATCATGCCCAGTGCATAAGTTTGTTGCAACTATAATAGagaagattttaaaatattagaagAAAAATCATACCGATGTGGGGAACAAGAGATTGATATTGCCAAGTAAAAGTCTCAGATTCCATTTTTCTGTTCTCTGTAGCTCCTTTTTCTCTTGAACCTGATAAGGGGTATTCTTACCCTAGATCCTTATCATATCAGCTGCATTTATATTGGTAACTATTCCTGTAGGGTCTAAGACAACCATACTGGAATTTTCATCGATTTGCCATTCTTTTTTTGTATAGTTAATCGTCGTTGAGCTGAGTGACCATGGTTATCGAATTGAGTACTGTAGGAGCCTGAAAATTTCGAGGGGGCTTTGTATTTCTATCGTATTTTGTAtacttgtatgtttgaatttttgTAATGTAAGTTTTGAGAGTTTGACGAATCCCATTTGGAAAACGCCAAGAACCTAAACTTAGCCAACTTATCGAACAACCAGACCATTAGATTTGACTTGATTTTTTACAATCTTACCCTCAAGAGGAGCCAAATTCTAAGTTCACATTAGTGACTTTAATTAGTTTGAATATTTCAACAATCAGAATTCAAAATACACAAAATACGTTAGAAATTGCCCCTTCgcctattgaatattgaattcagacggagtcgccaccaaacaagtttatgggcccggtttggaaagaccaaatgaCTCGGGATAAGATCAGGACTTGAAGCTGCATAGATACTTGGGTAAGGGAATGAGGCGCTTATTTTGAATGGTTTGACAAGTTTCGTTCAATCAAGACAACGATCAATTTCGTgcataatcctaatcatgacactaCGTAGAGGTTGGTGGGCATGTACTTTTAGAACATCGAATTTGCTAATTTGTATGTGATCACTTCGCTTTAAGTccaatttaagggaacctagtCCGGTTGTCCAAAAagtatctttgttaagcgtgatttgaacttgtatattgttgatttagcatgttgggAGATGAAAGCAATATCAAATAGAGCAAAGAATCACAATAGAAAACGGAGTATGGAAACCTTTTAAGGGGATTCAAGCATGAAACCCCTTAAAGGTTACTCATTTTGTACAAATCCTAGTTTACATGAGTTATGAACCCACTAAACATCATTGGATTATTGGAAAAGCTTAAAGATTAAAGCATTGAAATTAGAAATAATGAGATTTAAGGACTTGGATTACCTTGTTTAGATAGGATAGTGCTTCCAAGATGTTTTCACAATTGCTTAAATGCTTAGAATTTGTAAATTTTAGGAAGGTTGAATTTTTGGAGAGAATTGTATTGTGGGAAGTGATTTTTGCATTACGACGTTATAGTTCTGTCTGATTTTCTCCCCCCTCATTTGTGTAAAATGAGGGTTTTTATAAGAAAGCAGCTGGAAGATGCCAAACaagcctgcgcctggcgcaggagACCTGATGCACCTGCAGCAGCGCTAGCTGCCAAAGGAAGGACGATGACGCCATCCTTTTAGGCCCATTGGCAGTTGCACTATTGTACTTTTGGACTTTAGCGAAAGATTCTTTTCTTGGAAAATAAGGTTTGGATTTTTATGACTTGAATGCGTCGCTTTGGAGATTTTTGTACAGCTTGAACTCTGTTTTACGGGTCGGAGCTGATGATGCTCGGTTTTACGGGTCAGAGACCGGGATGCTCatttttgtgggtcggcgcccgtaTTTGGATTAATTAATGGCATTTTGACTGGAAATAGGCTTCAGAGACCAATGATGGTATCCGTTTTGAgatattgtaacaccctaataattccttactttttataaaatattttccgacttaaaacacaggaattaccaagatattaccgccaccgtgataacagttaaggctatttaccaggattacgcagcggaattaactaactttcaaaacatattaaataaatagttaatggtcattaaaacaagttggaaccattgaggcccaaaccaaagtattaaagtatttcaaaatccattaactataagcagtagtattagtcatgactataaataaaaatagagtttataattacggaagaataaaactctccactcgaatcccatgataacttctcccgcaagttatctctacaaacctgctttaatATAAATCTACTCTCCAACAACGCaagtgcaattgatggatcatcatagggtcattaaggcaaaggccatgaccagaagacatgaagtacgaagtcagcaaaagctgagtacgaacaagctagaataacattctatcctaacatgcttcactcgacaaattaaataatccacatgcaaaagccatataataaacagataaacatggagacaagactcgacgcttgacacgactcttgaatcacagtttaataaaaagtagcttcgaacgggtaaagtaaagtatccttaaaaggaaagaaaagggtgatgggagccaaccatacaccaaaataagtcgggctactaccgacagtcgggccataccgacaggaattccaacgCACAAcgacataaaagagaatgaaacgacgtcttgtatcattctaggagtacaagttttccggcaagactccccccattgttcatactcaaggtatatacgttccaagagttttgaagctctttgggttacactttacgttaattaatatgttatgttcaaggcgactcaagactctactcaagacacaacatacaaacaattgaacattcaaacaattcaacaataacTCTTccttattttacttctttaggacttgtgatcaaacatagactcaagtgaaattactcccattgttccttctcaaaacactgtttgagataacccgacattgcctattaacaagcggggtgtgcccttagcacgaattgtccataattcaattcacatagactctcgaACATATTCTACCtattggtagaatatatattgctctccgccaatattcgactggctcaatatatatgctagacatcctgtactatagcataataataataacaacttgcatgcgcactactcatacatgcaaaccaacttgaacaacatgcttgacataattcaacgattataaaagtccataacatgatagttcaacagaatctataaagcataattcaattgataacatgctcgttcacatagattcaataataataataacatgcccgttctcaatatcaaacatgaattcataacaacatattcATTTTCCAATCATCAAAAATGAATTcacaacaacatataagttcacatgattcacattcaATATACTTCACAAattcctcaagggatgggtggtcaccctagtcttgtacgtacctggaatacctaagtacgggggccactgtgcgaatcacgactcactagaaatcaactcctataaacacaaaaggagaaactaaattattatccatgtttactaaatttccagaaactatttaagattctaaaact
This Spinacia oleracea cultivar Varoflay chromosome 6, BTI_SOV_V1, whole genome shotgun sequence DNA region includes the following protein-coding sequences:
- the LOC130462834 gene encoding probable serine/threonine-protein kinase WNK9, producing MGGSYCCARKVRGYDEYEGNKVAWNQVKLTDFLQRAEDLERLYGEIHPLKTLKQKNIMKFCTSWVDIIYKNINFVTAMFTYGTLTQ